The sequence ACAAGAAAGTAAAATAATGAAACGAAACATCCAATACATTacaataattattttatttcatcTTTCATTTTCTTATAATTTTGGTACACAAAAGAGATACCCATTAATGGAAACAAACCTAGGATTATATAGATCTATACAAACCCTTGTCTAAACTAACTAATACAATACCAAAAACAAATCACAAAAGGCTATTTGCCGATCGACAAATATTTTCAATCCTTCTTCGACCAGCGATCCATGAACAGAGAAATTTATAGCGGCGCCCAGACTCATATTTTTAGAATCTCAACACTTtgataaattaatttttttctgatttttgaatTCGACAACGAAATTGATAAACAACGCTACtaaaatttatacaaaaaattTCTAGCACCAACTTGAGCAAGTTTAAGAACAAGATTACCACTAAGATGAAGAGCCATTAAACTCTCCAATCCACCAATACACTCACCACCTATAAAAACGGCCGGTGCCGCGCCACCGGGAACAACATCCTCCATTGGAAGTGCAGAAATCTCATCATCTTCTAATTCAATCACAGTAGGTGTACACCCTAAGTTTGATAACAACCTCTTCATGACGTGACACATACAACAAGATGATTTACTAAAGATAATCACTGGATTCTCCTGTATCAACCGTTGAATCTTTTTTTCAACTGTCTCCGCTACATCTATAGTTAAAGCCGTTGGAGGAGTGACAATTTCGGGACCGTTATTAAACGGTATCGATAATTCAAACCTCAATCCTCCTCCTCCTAAGCAGCCTTCCCTTACTCCTTGGATCATTTTTTGGAACTAAGAGAATTTTAGGTGGAGAAAGTATGATGAAGAATGCAAGAGAGAGGGAGAGGAAAAGAAGGATGTTTTGGTTTGTCAACGGAGAAAATGGGGTTCCGCAAGTTGGGGATTTATATAGAAGAaatatggaaaagaaaaagagaaagaaaaaagagtaTCGTTAAGGTACATACTTAAATATATTATTTTGA comes from Papaver somniferum cultivar HN1 chromosome 7, ASM357369v1, whole genome shotgun sequence and encodes:
- the LOC113294098 gene encoding glutaredoxin-C6-like; protein product: MIQGVREGCLGGGGLRFELSIPFNNGPEIVTPPTALTIDVAETVEKKIQRLIQENPVIIFSKSSCCMCHVMKRLLSNLGCTPTVIELEDDEISALPMEDVVPGGAAPAVFIGGECIGGLESLMALHLSGNLVLKLAQVGARNFLYKF